Proteins encoded within one genomic window of Dyadobacter chenhuakuii:
- a CDS encoding acyl carrier protein phosphodiesterase — translation MNFLAHILLSGNKEGVVMGNYVGDFIKGRLTDEKTAEWDPDFVTGLKLHRHIDFFTDQHEIVREATHKAALSQGKLAGIVMDIYFDYFLAQHFDQFQAEPLFTYTRNIYALIRKNEHFIPEHMTRMVQAMIREDWLTSYATLEGVELTFHRMSRRATYLAPLRNAMLELRENEEFYRDKFLRFFPELQKQSEEFILTH, via the coding sequence ATGAATTTTTTAGCACACATTTTGCTATCAGGAAATAAGGAAGGCGTGGTGATGGGCAATTATGTGGGCGATTTCATAAAGGGCCGTCTGACCGACGAAAAGACAGCCGAATGGGACCCGGATTTTGTGACCGGATTGAAGCTGCACCGGCACATTGATTTTTTCACAGACCAGCACGAGATTGTCCGCGAAGCCACGCACAAGGCTGCATTGTCGCAGGGAAAGCTGGCAGGAATTGTGATGGATATCTATTTTGATTATTTTCTTGCCCAGCATTTCGATCAGTTTCAGGCTGAGCCGCTATTTACCTACACCCGCAACATTTATGCGCTGATCAGGAAGAATGAGCACTTTATTCCCGAGCATATGACGCGTATGGTGCAGGCCATGATCCGTGAGGACTGGCTTACAAGCTACGCCACGCTGGAAGGCGTGGAGCTTACCTTTCACAGGATGTCCAGGCGGGCTACTTATCTTGCGCCGCTTCGGAATGCCATGCTGGAGTTGCGCGAGAATGAGGAGTTTTACAGGGATAAATTTTTACGCTTCTTTCCGGAACTTCAAAAACAGTCTGAGGAGTTTATATTAACACATTAA
- a CDS encoding DNA-3-methyladenine glycosylase family protein, with amino-acid sequence MNSEHKVLIPVPALFSFEECLWFLNRNYDDCLHIIKGDTIFKALEVGAEMLLVSIREHSGFLELEIVKGEATQENKSYLIDYVREWFDMDTNIQPFYDLLKVDGRIAYMAEDYKGLRVIGISNLFEAICWCIIGQQINLSFAYKVKRRLVEHYGKRIDHENESYYVFPEPEVLAAADPDLLKEMQFSKQKSDYVIGIARAFANGSLDKETIRALPDFAARKKALTDHKGIGVWTANYVLMKSLQEPGGIPHGDIGLLNALSNHNIIQDRSETGKIDALFQQFAGWESYLVFYLWRSLTFKVLV; translated from the coding sequence ATGAATAGTGAGCATAAGGTCTTAATCCCCGTTCCGGCGCTTTTTAGTTTTGAAGAATGTTTGTGGTTTCTTAACAGGAATTACGATGATTGCCTGCATATCATTAAAGGCGATACCATCTTTAAGGCACTGGAAGTGGGAGCGGAAATGCTGCTGGTGTCCATTCGCGAGCATTCGGGTTTCCTGGAACTGGAAATTGTCAAAGGAGAAGCAACGCAGGAAAATAAGTCCTATCTCATTGATTATGTGCGTGAATGGTTTGATATGGATACGAACATTCAGCCGTTTTACGACTTGCTGAAAGTTGATGGACGCATTGCCTACATGGCCGAAGATTATAAAGGCCTGCGGGTGATTGGCATTTCCAATCTTTTCGAAGCCATTTGCTGGTGCATTATCGGTCAGCAGATTAATTTGTCCTTTGCCTATAAAGTGAAGCGGCGGCTGGTGGAACATTATGGCAAGCGAATCGACCATGAAAATGAATCCTACTACGTTTTTCCCGAGCCCGAAGTGCTGGCAGCAGCTGATCCGGACCTTTTGAAGGAAATGCAGTTTTCGAAGCAAAAATCGGATTACGTGATTGGCATCGCCAGGGCTTTTGCAAACGGGAGCTTGGATAAAGAAACAATTCGCGCATTACCCGACTTTGCAGCACGTAAAAAAGCATTGACGGATCACAAGGGAATCGGTGTATGGACGGCTAATTATGTTTTAATGAAGTCGTTGCAGGAACCTGGCGGTATTCCGCACGGTGATATTGGTCTGTTGAATGCACTTTCCAATCACAACATTATCCAGGACAGAAGTGAAACAGGCAAGATCGATGCACTTTTTCAGCAGTTTGCAGGCTGGGAGAGTTACCTGGTCTTTTATCTATGGCGGAGCCTTACTTTCAAGGTTTTAGTGTAA
- a CDS encoding FKBP-type peptidyl-prolyl cis-trans isomerase, producing the protein MKVEKNNVIALTYSLRIPDTDGETDVVEVVTEEDPMYFIQGISGLPEGFENQIEGLVAGDIFEFTVAPEEGYGEFDEEAIVELPKAVFQMEDVNQDELLQIGNIIPMTNEDGERMHGQVVEIKDDIVVMNFNHPLAGKEMHFKGQIISIRPATAEEISHGHVHGAGGVHHH; encoded by the coding sequence ATGAAAGTCGAAAAAAATAACGTGATAGCGTTAACATACAGCCTGAGAATTCCTGACACAGACGGCGAAACAGATGTCGTTGAAGTGGTTACGGAAGAAGATCCAATGTACTTCATACAAGGCATCAGCGGCCTTCCCGAGGGTTTTGAAAACCAGATCGAGGGACTTGTTGCGGGTGATATATTCGAATTCACGGTGGCCCCGGAAGAAGGTTACGGCGAGTTTGACGAAGAAGCCATTGTCGAATTGCCAAAAGCAGTTTTCCAGATGGAAGACGTTAACCAGGACGAATTATTGCAAATCGGTAACATTATTCCGATGACCAACGAAGACGGCGAAAGAATGCATGGTCAGGTTGTTGAGATCAAAGACGACATCGTTGTCATGAACTTCAATCACCCATTGGCAGGAAAAGAAATGCATTTTAAAGGACAGATAATCTCAATCCGTCCAGCCACAGCAGAAGAAATCAGCCACGGGCATGTGCATGGTGCCGGCGGGGTGCATCACCATTAA
- a CDS encoding START-like domain-containing protein: MEKYKFVTEFELRSSPKVLFPYISTPSGLEQWFAEKVTVLPDHRFDFQWDGDSHIARQTGLRINKAVRFDFENTSDDNLDNNHVELKLEVSELTQTTFLRVTDYSSNRDEREMASLWDGFIDNLKDIVGS, from the coding sequence ATGGAAAAATATAAATTTGTTACTGAATTTGAATTGCGATCCTCTCCAAAAGTACTCTTTCCATATATATCGACGCCCTCGGGACTGGAACAATGGTTTGCTGAAAAAGTCACTGTATTGCCCGATCACCGGTTTGATTTCCAGTGGGACGGCGACAGCCACATTGCCAGACAGACCGGTTTGCGTATCAATAAAGCAGTAAGATTTGATTTTGAAAATACAAGCGATGATAATCTGGACAACAATCACGTGGAACTAAAACTTGAAGTTAGCGAGTTAACCCAGACAACATTCCTGCGCGTGACCGACTATTCGTCCAACCGCGATGAGCGCGAGATGGCTTCGCTTTGGGATGGCTTTATTGATAATTTGAAAGATATCGTTGGTAGTTGA
- a CDS encoding Ada metal-binding domain-containing protein: MIRHSDLGPPSFQTSRRLKKLIDDHVICYGGNARLKIFGTLQCNSGKRMKMRNRVFFNSEKEAMSQGFRPCGHCMREAYLRWKPKQHITLKP; this comes from the coding sequence ATGATCAGGCACTCGGACCTCGGACCTCCGTCGTTTCAAACGAGCAGAAGGTTGAAGAAACTAATTGACGATCACGTAATTTGTTATGGCGGCAATGCTCGTCTCAAAATTTTCGGAACATTGCAATGTAATTCGGGCAAGCGCATGAAAATGAGAAACCGGGTGTTTTTCAATTCAGAGAAAGAGGCAATGTCGCAAGGTTTCCGACCATGCGGACATTGTATGCGGGAAGCTTATTTAAGGTGGAAACCAAAACAGCACATTACACTAAAACCTTGA
- the holA gene encoding DNA polymerase III subunit delta — protein sequence MAQTPDIVLKEIRSKKFRPIYFLHGDEPYHIDSIAEELEKRVVPESEKGFNQFVLYGKDTDVAGVLSYARRFPFMAERQLILVKDANKLGGIEQKEQQARLEDYALNPLNSTVLVFCFHANADERKTFIKSINTNGVVVQSKKMYDNKLPEWVASFCQHEGVKISPKAVQMLVDNIGNDLKRLSNEIRKILVNLRVDEGIDAAAIERFVGISKEYNVFEFQKALMTRDVMKANQIATYFSQNSKDNPLAPILIILFGFYTKVLLAHASKDKSEKGLATELGVNPYFVKDYLLAIRNYPLPKVANIIHYLRECDARLKGLDGVSIPEGELLKELVFKIVH from the coding sequence ATGGCCCAAACACCGGACATTGTCCTGAAAGAGATCAGAAGTAAGAAGTTCAGGCCTATTTATTTTCTGCACGGCGATGAGCCTTACCACATCGATTCCATTGCCGAAGAACTGGAAAAACGTGTTGTTCCTGAATCTGAAAAGGGTTTTAATCAATTCGTTCTGTATGGAAAGGATACGGATGTGGCTGGTGTGCTTAGCTATGCCCGGCGGTTTCCTTTCATGGCCGAAAGGCAGCTGATCCTCGTGAAAGATGCAAATAAGCTGGGCGGGATCGAGCAGAAGGAACAGCAGGCCAGGTTAGAGGATTATGCACTCAATCCGCTGAACAGCACGGTGCTGGTTTTTTGTTTTCATGCCAATGCTGATGAGCGTAAGACATTCATCAAATCAATCAATACGAATGGAGTTGTGGTGCAGTCTAAGAAGATGTACGACAACAAGTTACCCGAATGGGTAGCTTCATTTTGTCAGCATGAGGGCGTCAAAATAAGTCCTAAGGCTGTGCAGATGCTGGTCGATAACATTGGGAACGATCTGAAACGGTTGTCGAACGAGATCCGGAAAATCCTGGTTAACCTGCGCGTAGATGAGGGAATTGACGCCGCAGCCATTGAACGGTTTGTAGGCATCAGTAAAGAATATAATGTGTTTGAATTCCAAAAGGCATTGATGACGCGCGATGTCATGAAGGCCAACCAGATTGCCACTTATTTTTCCCAAAATTCGAAGGATAATCCGCTGGCTCCCATCCTGATCATTTTGTTTGGTTTTTACACAAAAGTGCTGCTCGCACACGCCAGCAAAGATAAATCAGAGAAAGGGCTTGCTACCGAATTGGGTGTTAACCCTTATTTTGTAAAAGATTACCTGCTGGCTATCCGCAATTATCCGCTTCCCAAAGTGGCCAACATTATACATTATCTTCGCGAATGTGATGCACGGCTGAAAGGGCTCGACGGCGTGAGCATTCCGGAAGGTGAACTGCTTAAAGAATTGGTTTTCAAAATTGTACATTAA
- a CDS encoding 2OG-Fe(II) oxygenase has product MKNIETLDWSYIADDLHRKGYGLMEQVLSPSECDELVASYHEPAHYRKTIVMERYRFGLGEYRYFQYPLPDLIQHLRQSFYAKLAPVANKWMQVLNIDQHYPANFQDFQTKCHEKQQTKPTVLILKYGEGGHNTLHQDLYGDLFFPIQLVIFLSDPEKDYTGGEFVLTQQTPRAQSKAIVLKPRKGDILVFTTNFKPVKGTKGYYRVNMKHGVSEVTSGNRFTLGIIFHDALS; this is encoded by the coding sequence ATGAAAAACATTGAAACATTGGATTGGAGTTACATTGCGGACGATCTGCACAGGAAAGGATACGGATTAATGGAACAGGTCCTTTCGCCTTCGGAATGTGATGAACTGGTTGCATCTTACCATGAACCAGCACATTATCGTAAGACGATCGTGATGGAGCGCTACCGGTTTGGGTTAGGAGAATATAGATATTTTCAATATCCCCTGCCAGACCTGATCCAGCATTTACGACAAAGCTTTTATGCAAAATTAGCCCCGGTTGCTAATAAATGGATGCAAGTCCTCAACATTGACCAACATTACCCTGCTAATTTCCAGGACTTTCAGACGAAGTGTCACGAAAAGCAGCAAACAAAGCCAACCGTGCTGATCCTGAAATACGGCGAAGGCGGGCATAATACGTTGCATCAGGACTTGTACGGAGATCTGTTCTTTCCTATTCAGCTGGTTATTTTCCTTAGCGACCCCGAAAAGGATTATACAGGAGGAGAATTTGTGTTGACCCAACAAACACCGCGCGCTCAGTCGAAAGCCATCGTTTTGAAACCCAGGAAAGGAGACATACTGGTCTTCACAACCAATTTCAAACCCGTGAAAGGAACCAAAGGTTATTATCGCGTCAATATGAAGCATGGCGTTTCCGAAGTGACGTCCGGGAACCGCTTCACGCTGGGGATCATTTTCCACGACGCATTAAGCTGA
- a CDS encoding deoxycytidylate deaminase has protein sequence MTLSTTKLRPEFDDIYMELAKNLALRSHCIKAQVGAVLTKDTRIISIGYNGPPAGTHNCDEEFPEVGCPRDAKGSCSLALHAEQNAILFAVKNGSNIEGSTLFVTLAPCIACARVIYTMKIKKVIFLHSYAAYKGIAVEEGVEFLKRFGVEVEQYVINE, from the coding sequence ATGACATTATCTACAACGAAATTGCGCCCGGAATTTGATGATATCTACATGGAATTAGCAAAAAATCTGGCGTTGCGTTCACATTGTATCAAAGCACAGGTGGGTGCGGTATTAACGAAAGACACCCGCATCATTTCAATCGGTTACAATGGTCCTCCTGCCGGCACGCACAACTGTGATGAAGAATTTCCGGAAGTGGGTTGCCCGAGAGATGCGAAAGGAAGCTGCTCACTCGCATTACATGCAGAACAGAACGCTATCTTATTTGCAGTAAAAAATGGCTCAAATATCGAGGGTTCGACGCTTTTCGTAACATTAGCGCCGTGCATTGCCTGCGCCAGGGTTATTTATACAATGAAAATCAAAAAAGTAATTTTCCTGCATTCATACGCCGCTTACAAAGGAATCGCAGTGGAGGAAGGGGTGGAGTTTCTGAAGCGTTTCGGCGTGGAGGTGGAGCAGTATGTTATTAATGAATAA
- a CDS encoding LptF/LptG family permease → MKKLDKLILMSFWGPFVITMSVVVFVFLMRIMIFYIDDFVSKDLGITDYAQLFFFFSLITVPTALPLAMLLSSLMAFGNLGEFFELTAIKSAGISVVRAMAPLFIVAVSVSAFSFYFNDRISPWANLKGYSLLYDIKTTKATLKIKEGIFYNDLPGFSIKVDKKEENGKLKGMVIYKHSNRSYEVGNTEIILADSGRMYSINDNRYLVIELYNGTRYTDEVSSGTARPAYISSPIGGGSMPNYSNFSRNSFKHFRLTESLSSFGMKRTDEGQFKYHEFMKNISDLTSTADSLRNSYNETRKNLVAGSQQYYSYNYREGTDKTLKKGPWIDSLLNKPVSDSLKKEILMNTKSAANSMLSYTKSQKDYLQTKLKDATKYELEKHHKYTNALSCLIMFLIGAPLGAIIKKGGFGVPVLVSIIFFILLYVLTNQGDKWVREGMLAVPVGAWMANTVLLLTGLYFIDRARSDSRLFEKDVYLMFVKRIKERWASRFGKRALIQS, encoded by the coding sequence ATGAAAAAGCTTGATAAGCTTATATTAATGTCCTTTTGGGGGCCTTTTGTAATAACAATGTCCGTCGTGGTTTTCGTCTTTCTGATGCGGATCATGATTTTCTACATAGATGATTTCGTTTCCAAAGATCTTGGGATAACGGATTACGCGCAATTATTCTTCTTTTTCAGCTTGATAACGGTTCCTACCGCGCTTCCGCTGGCCATGCTGCTATCATCGCTGATGGCATTCGGTAACCTGGGTGAATTCTTCGAGCTGACGGCCATAAAAAGTGCAGGCATATCGGTTGTGCGTGCTATGGCGCCGCTTTTCATTGTCGCAGTTTCCGTCAGTGCATTCTCATTTTATTTCAATGATCGAATTTCTCCGTGGGCCAATTTGAAGGGTTACAGCCTTTTATATGATATTAAGACCACGAAAGCCACTTTGAAGATAAAGGAAGGGATTTTTTACAATGATCTCCCTGGGTTTAGCATTAAAGTGGATAAGAAGGAAGAGAATGGTAAGTTGAAGGGAATGGTGATCTATAAGCATAGCAACCGTTCGTATGAAGTGGGAAACACCGAAATCATACTGGCGGACTCGGGCCGGATGTATTCCATCAATGATAACCGTTACCTGGTGATCGAGCTTTATAACGGAACGCGTTACACGGATGAGGTGAGTTCCGGCACTGCGCGGCCTGCGTATATATCTTCACCGATAGGTGGCGGCAGCATGCCGAATTACTCCAATTTCAGTCGCAATTCGTTCAAGCACTTCCGTTTGACGGAAAGCCTTTCGTCGTTTGGTATGAAGCGCACGGATGAAGGACAGTTCAAATACCACGAGTTTATGAAGAACATCAGCGACCTGACTTCAACGGCAGATTCGCTCCGTAACTCCTATAATGAGACGCGGAAAAACCTCGTGGCCGGCAGCCAGCAATATTATTCCTACAATTACCGCGAAGGAACCGATAAAACGCTGAAAAAAGGCCCCTGGATTGATTCTTTGCTGAATAAACCTGTGTCGGACAGCTTGAAAAAGGAGATTTTAATGAATACAAAAAGCGCTGCGAACAGTATGCTGAGCTACACCAAATCTCAGAAGGATTACTTGCAAACGAAGCTGAAAGATGCAACCAAGTATGAATTGGAAAAACACCATAAATATACCAATGCATTATCCTGCCTGATCATGTTCCTGATTGGCGCGCCGCTGGGTGCCATCATTAAAAAAGGCGGGTTTGGGGTGCCTGTCCTGGTATCCATTATTTTCTTTATCCTGCTTTATGTCCTCACTAACCAGGGCGACAAATGGGTAAGGGAAGGAATGCTCGCTGTGCCCGTAGGCGCGTGGATGGCTAATACGGTGCTGCTTTTGACCGGATTATACTTCATCGACCGGGCCCGGAGTGACTCGCGGTTGTTTGAAAAAGATGTCTATTTGATGTTTGTCAAAAGAATAAAAGAAAGATGGGCAAGTAGATTTGGCAAAAGGGCGCTTATTCAATCATAG
- the pnp gene encoding polyribonucleotide nucleotidyltransferase yields the protein MLFNIVTKTIPLPDGREITIETGKLAKQADGSVVVRLGNTMLLATVVANKDIKEGLDFLPLSVDYQEKFASAGRIPGSFQRREGKLSDPEVLTSRLVDRVLRPLFPDDYHAEVQVNLMLMSADATALPDALAALAASAALAASDIPFGGPVSEVRVAKIDGQYVVNPGSVELERATLELMVGATYNDIAMVEGEMSEVSEEEVVEALKVAHEVIKQQCLALKEFEAAVGKTEKREYVGDAADEALEARLRTFAYDKIYKVTQLGSTNKTVRKEGFKAVWEEFIASVPEDEEGFDKSLAKRYFNDLVWEASRRLVLDERIRLDGRKLDEVRPIASEIDFLPNAHGSALFTRGETQSLTTVTLGTKNDEQIVDTPMKYGYSKFMLHYNFPGFSTGEVKPNRGPGRREVGHGNLALRALKKVLPVAEDNPYTIRIVSDILESNGSSSMATVCAGSLALMDSGLKIKAPVSGIAMGLISDEKTGKYAVLSDILGDEDHLGDMDFKVTGTEKGITACQMDMKVNGLSYEVLTEALMQAKAGRLHILGEMNKTMTESRADLKPHTPRAVVIKIDREMIGAVIGPGGKVVQDIQKESGATVSIEEKDGAGFVSIFSADKTSMDKAVARIKGIILVPEIGEIYSGKVKSIMPFGAFVEFLPGKDGLLHISEIKWERLEKMDGVLEVGEEVQVKLVEIDKKTGKYRLSRKVLLPKPENKND from the coding sequence ATGCTCTTTAATATAGTTACCAAGACTATACCCTTGCCAGACGGAAGGGAAATCACCATTGAAACAGGGAAATTAGCAAAGCAGGCCGACGGTTCGGTTGTAGTTCGTTTGGGCAACACCATGTTGCTGGCGACAGTTGTAGCTAATAAAGATATTAAAGAAGGTCTTGACTTCTTGCCATTATCAGTTGACTATCAAGAAAAATTCGCATCTGCGGGACGTATTCCCGGAAGCTTCCAGCGTCGTGAAGGCAAGTTGTCTGATCCCGAGGTTTTGACAAGCCGCCTGGTGGACCGCGTTTTGCGTCCGTTGTTCCCGGATGATTACCACGCAGAAGTTCAGGTTAACCTTATGCTGATGTCGGCTGATGCAACTGCATTGCCTGATGCATTGGCAGCTTTGGCAGCTTCTGCTGCACTTGCCGCCTCCGATATTCCTTTCGGCGGACCGGTTTCAGAAGTTCGCGTTGCGAAAATTGATGGCCAGTATGTTGTTAACCCGGGTTCAGTGGAACTGGAACGTGCAACATTGGAGCTGATGGTAGGCGCAACCTACAATGACATCGCGATGGTGGAAGGTGAAATGAGCGAAGTGTCGGAGGAAGAGGTTGTGGAAGCATTGAAAGTAGCTCACGAGGTTATCAAGCAGCAATGTCTTGCTTTGAAAGAGTTCGAAGCGGCAGTTGGCAAAACAGAAAAGAGAGAATATGTAGGCGATGCAGCAGACGAAGCGCTTGAAGCTCGTTTGAGAACATTTGCATACGATAAAATATATAAGGTAACCCAGCTGGGCTCTACAAACAAAACTGTTAGAAAAGAAGGTTTCAAAGCAGTTTGGGAAGAGTTCATTGCTTCGGTTCCTGAGGATGAAGAAGGTTTTGACAAATCCCTGGCAAAACGTTATTTCAATGACCTGGTGTGGGAAGCATCACGCCGCCTGGTTTTGGATGAAAGGATCCGTCTTGACGGCCGTAAATTGGATGAAGTTCGTCCTATCGCTTCTGAAATCGACTTCTTGCCAAATGCTCACGGTTCTGCCTTGTTTACAAGAGGAGAAACGCAGTCATTGACAACGGTAACATTGGGTACGAAAAATGATGAGCAGATTGTTGATACGCCGATGAAATACGGTTACAGCAAGTTCATGCTGCATTACAACTTCCCTGGATTTTCAACCGGTGAAGTGAAACCAAACCGTGGTCCTGGCCGTCGTGAGGTAGGTCATGGTAACCTGGCTTTGCGTGCATTGAAAAAAGTATTGCCCGTTGCTGAGGACAATCCATACACAATCCGTATCGTATCCGATATTCTTGAATCAAATGGTTCGTCTTCGATGGCGACGGTTTGCGCTGGTTCTCTTGCGTTGATGGATTCAGGTTTGAAGATTAAAGCACCGGTTTCCGGAATTGCTATGGGTCTTATTTCAGACGAGAAAACAGGCAAATATGCGGTTCTTTCGGACATTTTAGGTGACGAAGATCACCTGGGCGATATGGACTTCAAGGTAACCGGAACTGAAAAAGGAATTACGGCTTGCCAGATGGATATGAAAGTAAACGGACTTTCGTATGAAGTTTTAACAGAGGCGCTGATGCAGGCAAAAGCAGGCAGATTGCACATTCTGGGTGAAATGAACAAGACGATGACGGAAAGCCGTGCCGATCTGAAACCACATACACCACGTGCTGTCGTGATCAAGATCGACCGTGAAATGATTGGTGCCGTAATCGGGCCTGGCGGTAAGGTTGTTCAGGATATCCAGAAAGAATCCGGCGCTACGGTTTCTATCGAGGAAAAAGATGGAGCAGGATTTGTAAGTATATTCTCTGCCGATAAGACTTCGATGGATAAGGCGGTTGCCCGTATCAAAGGAATTATCCTGGTGCCGGAAATCGGAGAGATTTATTCTGGTAAAGTGAAATCAATCATGCCGTTTGGTGCGTTTGTTGAATTCTTGCCAGGAAAAGACGGCTTGCTTCACATATCCGAAATCAAATGGGAACGTCTTGAAAAAATGGACGGTGTTCTTGAGGTAGGAGAGGAAGTTCAGGTTAAATTGGTAGAAATCGATAAGAAAACTGGTAAGTATCGTCTGTCACGGAAAGTATTGCTGCCGAAGCCAGAGAACAAAAATGATTAA
- the rpsO gene encoding 30S ribosomal protein S15 has translation MYLTAEKKTEIFESKGFKKEGGDTGSAESQIALFTYRINYLNEHLKTHKKDNDTRLGLLKMVGKRRRLLDYLYKKDINRYRAIIAELNIRK, from the coding sequence ATGTATTTAACCGCGGAAAAGAAGACCGAGATCTTCGAATCAAAAGGTTTCAAGAAAGAAGGCGGAGACACTGGATCTGCTGAATCACAAATTGCTTTATTTACGTATCGTATCAATTATTTGAACGAGCACTTAAAAACGCACAAAAAAGATAACGATACAAGACTTGGTCTACTTAAAATGGTAGGTAAGCGCCGTAGATTGTTGGATTATCTGTACAAAAAGGACATTAACCGCTACCGTGCGATTATTGCCGAACTGAACATACGTAAGTAA
- a CDS encoding ABC transporter ATP-binding protein — protein MKLLIQYLSRYKALIFLALVLAAINQVFSLLNPYILGNYLIDPYANKAQYYRDNGLDDAFFKGILIGLLMIIGVAMVSRIAKAFQDYVVNVVIQKFGANLYTDGLRHALRLPFQDFEDQRSGETLSVLQKVRADCEKFITSFVNVLFATLVGIVFVVVVAFKLSPSLPLIYLVGSVILAVLTSVLSKKIKSIQKNIVKETTALAGSTTESLRNIELVKSLGLTNQEITRLNTTTFKILKLELRKVKSIRSISFIQGTFVNFLQQCIMFALLFFVFRDRITVGQMMMMQFYSFFIFGPLQELGNVILSYREAEASLNNLQTLLARPVERKPANPEVITDIEELRFEQVRFQHQSANRPALEDISFDVKRGETIAFVGPSGSGKTTLVKLLVGLYHPISGAVYYNGIDGNNIDFDEIRNKIGFVTQDTQLFSGTIKENLLFVNPGATDEMINDVLLKAACYNLLSRAESGIDTVIGEGGLKLSGGERQRLSIARALLREPHLLIFDEATSALDSLTEEEISNTIRNITDQRQHITVMIAHRLSTIMHADRIYVLEKGHVVETGSHHALLDEKGLYYAMWRQQIGERKDESVLSS, from the coding sequence ATGAAATTATTAATACAATACCTTAGCCGGTACAAAGCCCTCATTTTTCTGGCGCTTGTACTCGCAGCCATCAATCAGGTCTTTTCGCTCCTGAACCCCTACATTCTCGGTAATTACCTCATCGACCCTTACGCCAACAAAGCACAATATTACCGCGACAATGGCCTGGACGACGCTTTTTTCAAGGGCATCCTTATCGGCCTGCTCATGATCATCGGCGTGGCCATGGTTTCACGGATCGCCAAAGCATTTCAGGATTATGTCGTCAATGTTGTGATCCAGAAGTTTGGTGCAAACCTTTACACAGATGGGTTACGCCATGCATTACGCCTCCCTTTCCAGGATTTTGAAGACCAGCGCAGCGGCGAAACACTCTCGGTGCTGCAAAAGGTTAGGGCGGATTGTGAAAAATTCATTACCAGCTTCGTTAACGTGCTCTTTGCCACATTGGTAGGAATTGTGTTCGTGGTTGTCGTTGCCTTTAAGCTCAGTCCTTCATTGCCGCTTATTTACCTGGTTGGCTCGGTGATACTGGCAGTTCTGACGAGTGTTTTGAGCAAAAAAATCAAGTCAATCCAGAAGAACATTGTCAAAGAAACTACGGCGCTGGCTGGGTCCACGACCGAATCGCTGCGGAACATTGAACTGGTCAAAAGCCTAGGCCTGACGAATCAGGAAATAACCCGCCTGAACACAACTACATTCAAAATCCTAAAACTGGAACTCAGAAAGGTCAAGAGTATCCGCTCGATAAGCTTTATTCAGGGCACATTCGTGAACTTCCTTCAACAATGTATTATGTTCGCCTTGTTGTTCTTCGTCTTCCGGGACCGCATTACCGTCGGGCAAATGATGATGATGCAGTTTTATTCATTCTTCATTTTCGGGCCTTTACAGGAACTGGGCAATGTGATCCTCTCCTATCGCGAGGCCGAAGCGTCGCTGAACAATCTGCAAACATTGCTGGCCAGGCCCGTCGAACGCAAGCCCGCAAATCCCGAGGTGATTACAGACATTGAAGAGCTGCGATTTGAACAGGTCAGGTTCCAGCATCAATCAGCTAACCGGCCCGCTTTGGAAGATATTTCTTTTGACGTAAAACGGGGCGAGACCATTGCATTCGTTGGACCGTCCGGCTCGGGAAAGACGACATTGGTTAAGCTTCTTGTGGGCCTTTATCATCCCATTTCGGGAGCTGTATATTACAATGGCATAGATGGTAATAACATTGATTTTGATGAAATCAGGAATAAAATCGGCTTTGTAACGCAGGATACGCAACTCTTTTCAGGCACAATAAAAGAAAACCTGCTTTTTGTAAACCCCGGTGCAACGGATGAAATGATTAACGATGTGTTGCTGAAAGCGGCTTGTTATAACTTGCTGTCGAGAGCTGAAAGCGGGATTGATACGGTGATCGGCGAAGGCGGGTTGAAACTTTCGGGTGGTGAGCGGCAGCGTTTATCCATTGCCCGTGCGCTGCTGCGTGAGCCGCATTTGCTGATTTTCGATGAGGCAACCTCTGCATTGGATTCGCTGACAGAAGAAGAGATTTCCAACACGATACGCAACATTACCGATCAGCGTCAGCATATTACGGTAATGATCGCGCACAGGCTGTCTACCATTATGCATGCAGACCGGATTTATGTCCTGGAAAAAGGGCATGTAGTGGAAACGGGAAGCCATCATGCTTTGCTTGACGAAAAAGGCTTGTATTATGCCATGTGGCGCCAGCAGATCGGTGAGCGGAAGGACGAGTCGGTGCTTTCTTCTTAA